The Leadbettera azotonutricia ZAS-9 genome has a window encoding:
- the thiS gene encoding sulfur carrier protein ThiS — translation MKITANGKPVEIPGEMSVSKLLGEIKVEQPEYVSVQLNDEMLLRANFDTTIVKEGAVLEFLYYMGGGSC, via the coding sequence GTGAAAATCACAGCCAACGGAAAACCGGTGGAAATCCCCGGGGAAATGAGCGTCTCAAAACTCCTGGGGGAAATCAAGGTTGAGCAGCCCGAATATGTGAGCGTCCAGCTCAATGACGAGATGCTCCTCAGGGCGAATTTCGATACCACTATCGTAAAAGAGGGTGCGGTGCTGGAATTCCTCTATTATATGGGCGGCGGTTCATGCTGA
- a CDS encoding precorrin-2 dehydrogenase/sirohydrochlorin ferrochelatase family protein: MAHFPLFINLEKLPCAVIGGGPVAVRKIQTLLDFGATVIAIASDASDLLEALALEDAVTVLKRPYSGPEDIRGMRLVIAATSDKVINHRVSTDAQALGIPVNVADDPSACTFFFPAIVRRGDLVTGLSSSGHCPRFTARLKEELEEEWPEDWAEELQFLGEERRRLRKAQGPEKTLPVIDELITRMLRGEKIP; the protein is encoded by the coding sequence GTGGCTCATTTTCCCCTTTTTATCAATCTTGAAAAGCTCCCTTGCGCAGTTATAGGCGGCGGCCCTGTCGCGGTCCGCAAAATTCAAACCCTCCTCGATTTCGGCGCAACGGTCATAGCCATAGCCAGCGACGCTTCGGATCTCCTGGAAGCCCTGGCACTGGAAGACGCGGTAACAGTTTTAAAGCGGCCCTATTCCGGCCCTGAAGATATACGCGGCATGAGGCTCGTCATCGCCGCCACCAGCGACAAAGTGATAAACCATCGCGTTTCAACAGATGCCCAAGCTCTGGGTATTCCCGTGAATGTTGCCGACGATCCTTCGGCCTGCACCTTCTTCTTTCCTGCCATAGTGCGCCGGGGGGATCTGGTGACAGGCTTAAGCAGTTCAGGCCATTGCCCCCGTTTCACTGCCCGCCTCAAAGAAGAGCTTGAAGAAGAGTGGCCCGAGGACTGGGCAGAAGAATTGCAATTCTTGGGCGAAGAAAGGCGAAGGCTCAGGAAAGCCCAGGGTCCGGAAAAAACCCTTCCCGTTATTGATGAGCTCATAACCCGCATGCTGAGGGGCGAAAAAATACCATGA
- a CDS encoding M67 family metallopeptidase: MLILPKAAQDQILAHARSGLPNEACGLLAGLAQGDEKTVLGVYCLKNLDQSPEHFSMAPEDQFKAIQEIRKKGWALLGNFHSHPSTPSRPSNEDIRLAFDPSLSYVIVSLATAEPVLKSFLISKGLAAEEAIGQ, from the coding sequence ATGCTGATTCTTCCCAAAGCCGCTCAGGATCAAATTTTGGCCCATGCCCGATCAGGCTTGCCCAACGAAGCCTGCGGCCTTTTGGCCGGCCTGGCGCAGGGGGATGAAAAAACCGTCCTGGGGGTATACTGCCTCAAAAACCTGGATCAGAGCCCCGAGCATTTTTCCATGGCCCCGGAGGATCAGTTCAAGGCGATTCAGGAGATACGCAAAAAAGGCTGGGCCCTCCTCGGCAACTTCCACAGCCATCCTTCCACGCCCTCCCGCCCCTCGAATGAAGATATACGCCTTGCCTTCGACCCTTCCCTCAGCTATGTCATAGTTTCCCTTGCAACAGCAGAGCCGGTGCTCAAAAGTTTTTTGATTTCCAAAGGGCTTGCGGCAGAAGAAGCCATAGGGCAATAA